The Streptomyces sp. Je 1-332 genome has a window encoding:
- a CDS encoding DNA polymerase III subunit gamma and tau encodes MSSLALYRRYRPESFAEVIGQEHVTDPLQQALRNNRVNHAYLFSGPRGCGKTTSARILARCLNCEQGPTPTPCGECQSCQDLARNGPGSIDVIEIDAASHGGVDDARDLREKAFFGPASSRYKIYIIDEAHMVTSAGFNALLKVVEEPPEHLKFIFATTEPEKVIGTIRSRTHHYPFRLVPPGTLREYLAEVCGREQMAVEEGVFPLVVRAGAGSVRDSMSVMDQLLASAADDGVTYAMATSLLGYTDGSLLDSVVEAFASGDGAAAFEIVDRVIEGGNDPRRFVADLLERLRDLVILAAVPDAAEKGLIDAPSDVVERMQAQAGVFGGAELSRAADLVNEGLTEMRGATSPRLQLELICARVLLPAAYDDERSLMARLDRLERGGNFMAGPQVGGGSGPGPGAGPGPAMAYVPGPDAHAGPADPQGSPVAPGGGAAAARAAVRGGGGTGAGSPGAGSPGAASSGAGDSAPAASAASVPSAPEAAAPAVAPPVQAPGPEAGVSPAVPSGERRPGGWPTASAPGSGPKQGEPAVSAPAPSGAPRPGGWPTAAAGAGGGASAPQQSAPAGPAAAAPGPAPASAPVPAAGAVGGPDPRSLWPNILEAVKGRRRFTWILLSQNAQVAGFDGTTLQIGFVNAGARDNFASSGSEDVLRQALSEQFGVQWKVEAIVDPSGGSAPPPAAGNFGGGAPQPPSRPAPPQQSPPPASPAASRAPAAPASAPAPAPAPAAAPAPERRVPDHVSPEDDTWADDDPDLVESALSGHDLIVRELGATIVEEFNNEP; translated from the coding sequence GTGTCGTCTCTCGCGTTGTACCGCCGCTATCGCCCGGAGTCGTTCGCCGAGGTCATCGGGCAGGAGCATGTAACCGACCCGCTGCAGCAGGCGCTGCGCAACAACCGGGTCAATCACGCCTACCTGTTCAGTGGTCCGCGCGGCTGCGGCAAGACGACGAGCGCGCGCATCCTGGCCCGCTGTCTCAACTGTGAGCAAGGTCCCACTCCGACACCCTGCGGCGAGTGCCAGTCCTGCCAGGACCTGGCGAGGAACGGCCCGGGTTCGATCGACGTCATCGAGATCGACGCCGCTTCGCACGGCGGTGTGGACGACGCCCGTGACCTGCGCGAGAAGGCCTTCTTCGGCCCGGCGAGCAGTCGGTACAAGATCTACATCATCGACGAGGCCCACATGGTCACCTCGGCGGGCTTCAACGCCCTGCTGAAGGTGGTCGAGGAGCCGCCGGAGCACCTCAAGTTCATCTTCGCGACGACGGAGCCCGAGAAGGTCATCGGGACGATCCGGTCGCGTACGCACCACTATCCGTTCAGGCTCGTGCCGCCCGGGACGCTTCGGGAGTACTTGGCGGAGGTGTGCGGCCGGGAGCAGATGGCCGTCGAGGAGGGCGTGTTCCCGCTCGTCGTGCGGGCCGGTGCCGGGTCCGTGCGTGACTCGATGTCCGTCATGGACCAGCTGCTCGCGTCCGCGGCGGACGACGGTGTGACGTATGCCATGGCGACGTCCCTTCTCGGTTACACGGACGGGTCGTTGCTCGACTCGGTGGTGGAGGCCTTCGCGTCGGGGGACGGGGCCGCCGCCTTCGAGATCGTCGACCGCGTCATCGAGGGCGGCAACGACCCCCGGCGCTTCGTCGCCGACCTCCTTGAGCGGCTGCGGGACCTGGTGATCCTCGCCGCGGTTCCGGACGCGGCGGAGAAGGGGCTCATCGACGCTCCCTCGGACGTCGTGGAGCGGATGCAGGCACAGGCGGGCGTCTTCGGCGGCGCGGAGCTCAGTCGCGCGGCCGACCTCGTGAACGAAGGCCTCACCGAGATGCGGGGGGCGACCTCGCCCCGGCTGCAGCTGGAACTGATCTGCGCGCGGGTGCTGCTTCCGGCCGCGTACGACGACGAGCGCTCGCTCATGGCCCGCCTCGACCGGCTGGAGCGTGGCGGCAACTTCATGGCGGGGCCGCAGGTGGGGGGCGGGTCCGGGCCTGGGCCTGGGGCCGGCCCTGGTCCCGCGATGGCGTACGTTCCGGGGCCTGACGCCCATGCGGGGCCCGCTGATCCGCAGGGTTCGCCGGTGGCGCCGGGGGGCGGGGCCGCGGCGGCTCGGGCTGCTGTGCGGGGTGGTGGGGGGACGGGTGCCGGCTCTCCGGGGGCCGGATCTCCCGGTGCCGCTTCTTCGGGGGCTGGTGATTCGGCTCCTGCGGCTTCGGCCGCTTCCGTTCCCTCGGCGCCTGAAGCCGCGGCTCCGGCTGTTGCGCCGCCGGTGCAGGCTCCGGGTCCGGAGGCGGGGGTGTCGCCTGCCGTGCCTTCCGGTGAGCGTCGCCCTGGTGGGTGGCCCACGGCTTCGGCGCCGGGCAGCGGTCCGAAGCAGGGCGAGCCCGCTGTCTCAGCTCCCGCTCCTTCGGGCGCCCCGCGTCCGGGGGGCTGGCCCACGGCCGCCGCGGGGGCGGGGGGCGGTGCGTCGGCTCCGCAGCAGTCGGCTCCGGCGGGGCCTGCTGCGGCGGCTCCTGGTCCTGCCCCTGCTTCGGCTCCCGTTCCGGCGGCGGGCGCGGTGGGCGGGCCCGATCCCCGCTCCCTGTGGCCGAACATCCTTGAGGCGGTGAAGGGCCGCCGCCGCTTCACCTGGATCCTGCTGAGCCAGAACGCCCAGGTCGCGGGCTTCGACGGGACGACACTGCAGATCGGCTTCGTGAACGCGGGGGCGCGGGACAACTTCGCCAGCAGCGGCAGTGAGGATGTGCTGCGGCAGGCGTTGTCCGAGCAGTTCGGGGTGCAGTGGAAGGTCGAGGCGATCGTCGACCCCTCGGGGGGCTCGGCGCCGCCGCCCGCCGCGGGGAACTTCGGGGGTGGCGCGCCGCAGCCGCCCTCGCGACCGGCTCCGCCCCAGCAGTCGCCCCCGCCCGCGTCTCCCGCCGCGAGCCGGGCGCCGGCCGCGCCCGCCTCGGCCCCGGCTCCCGCGCCCGCTCCCGCTGCGGCCCCGGCCCCGGAGCGGCGGGTCCCGGATCATGTCTCCCCGGAGGACGACACCTGGGCGGACGACGACCCCGACCTGGTGGAGTCGGCCCTGTCCGGCCACGACCTCATCGTCCGGGAACTGGGCGCCACGATCGTTGAGGAATTCAACAACGAACCCTGA
- the purD gene encoding phosphoribosylamine--glycine ligase produces MKVLVIGSGAREHALCRSLSLDPDVSALYCAPGNAGIADVAELHPVDALDGSAVSALATTLGAELVIVGPEAPLVAGVADAVREAGIPCFGPSEEAAQLEGSKAFAKDVMAGAGVPTARSYVCTTPDEVDEALDAFGAPYVVKDDGLAAGKGVVVTDDVEAARAHALACDRVVIEEFLDGPEVSLFAITDGVTVVPLQPAQDFKRALDGDEGPNTGGMGAYSPLPWADPKLVDEVMQSVLQPTVDELRRRGTPFSGLLYAGLAITSRGVRVIEFNARFGDPETQVVLARLKTPLAGVLLAAANGTLVDLPPLRWSDDAAVTVVIASHNYPETPRTGDPIEGLADVAAQDAPDAYVLHAGTKRDGDAVVSAGGRVLSVTATGADLAAARERAYAALSRIRLDGSQHRTDIAAKAASEA; encoded by the coding sequence GTGAAGGTCCTCGTCATCGGCAGTGGTGCCCGCGAACACGCCCTGTGCCGCTCTCTGTCCCTCGACCCCGACGTCTCCGCCCTGTACTGCGCCCCCGGCAACGCCGGCATCGCGGACGTGGCCGAGCTGCACCCGGTCGACGCCCTCGACGGCAGCGCGGTGTCCGCCCTCGCCACCACCCTCGGCGCCGAGCTGGTGATCGTGGGCCCGGAGGCGCCCCTGGTCGCCGGAGTCGCCGACGCCGTGCGCGAAGCCGGCATCCCCTGCTTCGGCCCCTCCGAGGAGGCCGCCCAGCTGGAGGGTTCCAAGGCCTTCGCCAAGGACGTGATGGCCGGAGCCGGCGTGCCGACCGCCCGGTCCTACGTCTGCACGACCCCGGACGAGGTCGACGAGGCCCTCGACGCCTTCGGGGCGCCCTACGTCGTCAAGGACGACGGGCTCGCCGCCGGCAAGGGCGTCGTCGTGACCGACGACGTCGAGGCCGCCCGCGCGCACGCCCTCGCCTGCGACCGCGTCGTCATCGAGGAGTTCCTCGACGGCCCCGAGGTCTCCCTCTTCGCCATCACGGACGGCGTCACCGTCGTCCCGCTCCAGCCCGCGCAGGACTTCAAGCGCGCGCTCGACGGGGACGAAGGGCCGAACACCGGCGGCATGGGCGCGTACTCGCCGCTTCCCTGGGCCGACCCGAAGCTGGTCGACGAGGTCATGCAGAGCGTGCTCCAGCCGACCGTCGACGAGCTGCGGCGGCGCGGCACCCCGTTCTCGGGGCTGCTGTACGCGGGCCTGGCGATCACCAGCCGCGGCGTACGCGTCATCGAGTTCAACGCACGCTTCGGCGACCCCGAGACGCAGGTCGTCCTCGCCCGCCTGAAGACCCCCCTGGCCGGAGTCCTGCTCGCTGCGGCGAACGGCACCCTCGTCGACCTGCCCCCGCTGCGCTGGAGCGACGACGCCGCGGTCACCGTGGTCATCGCCTCGCACAACTATCCGGAGACCCCGCGCACCGGTGACCCCATCGAGGGCCTCGCGGATGTGGCGGCACAGGATGCCCCGGACGCGTACGTCCTGCACGCGGGGACGAAGCGCGACGGCGACGCGGTGGTCAGCGCGGGCGGCCGTGTGCTCTCGGTGACGGCGACCGGCGCGGACCTGGCCGCGGCGCGCGAGCGTGCGTACGCGGCCCTTTCCCGCATCCGCCTCGACGGCTCCCAGCACCGCACGGACATCGCGGCGAAGGCGGCGTCGGAGGCCTGA
- a CDS encoding cupin domain-containing protein, with product MSYPEPRYLGEEGEINAVFRPSDQEPELVSPHGNRTHYLATHASTGGEFGLYKVDLAAKSPGPSTHFHKSISESFFVLSGQVQLYDGDRWITGGPGDFLYVPVGGLHAFKNGSDAPASMIMLFSPGAPREEYFEQVAEMAQKGGKEFGEFLVKHDSFFVDR from the coding sequence ATGTCATACCCGGAGCCCCGCTACCTCGGCGAAGAGGGCGAAATCAACGCGGTGTTCAGACCGTCCGACCAGGAACCCGAACTGGTCAGCCCCCACGGAAACCGCACGCACTACCTCGCGACGCACGCCTCCACGGGAGGCGAATTCGGCCTCTACAAGGTCGACTTGGCCGCGAAGTCCCCGGGCCCGAGCACCCACTTCCACAAGTCGATCTCGGAGTCCTTCTTCGTCCTGTCCGGCCAGGTCCAGCTCTACGACGGAGACCGCTGGATCACCGGCGGCCCCGGCGACTTCCTCTACGTCCCGGTCGGCGGCCTGCACGCCTTCAAGAACGGCAGCGACGCACCCGCCTCCATGATCATGCTCTTCTCACCGGGCGCCCCGCGCGAGGAGTACTTCGAGCAGGTGGCGGAGATGGCCCAGAAGGGCGGCAAGGAGTTCGGCGAGTTCCTCGTGAAACACGACAGCTTCTTCGTCGACCGCTGA
- a CDS encoding GNAT family N-acetyltransferase, with the protein MSQTSAPRTRASIRSRRDADLPACVEALAQVHVTDGYPTNWPEQPAGWLAGDSLAGAWVAELDDRDVGHVALCRSGADDVVPALWSRGEGMAVEESAVVSRLFVAPGARGHGVGARLLERVVAEGRELGLSPVLDVVESEMFATALYERTGWQFLGTGRQHWSPQQIVTVRCYAAPGAVVPPS; encoded by the coding sequence ATGAGCCAAACCTCCGCCCCGCGCACCCGCGCCTCCATCCGCAGCCGCCGGGACGCCGACCTGCCCGCCTGTGTGGAAGCCCTCGCTCAGGTGCACGTGACCGACGGCTACCCCACCAACTGGCCCGAGCAGCCCGCCGGCTGGCTGGCCGGGGATTCGCTCGCCGGGGCCTGGGTCGCCGAGCTCGACGACCGTGACGTGGGGCATGTGGCGCTCTGCCGGAGCGGGGCCGACGACGTGGTGCCCGCGCTGTGGAGCCGGGGCGAAGGCATGGCCGTCGAAGAGTCCGCCGTCGTCAGCCGGCTGTTCGTCGCGCCGGGGGCCAGGGGGCACGGGGTCGGGGCGCGGCTGCTGGAGCGGGTCGTGGCCGAGGGCCGGGAGTTGGGGTTGTCGCCCGTCCTGGACGTCGTCGAGTCCGAGATGTTCGCGACCGCACTCTACGAACGTACGGGCTGGCAGTTCCTCGGCACGGGCCGGCAGCACTGGAGCCCTCAGCAGATCGTCACCGTGCGGTGTTACGCGGCGCCGGGGGCCGTGGTTCCGCCGAGCTGA
- a CDS encoding LysR family transcriptional regulator gives MLDTRRMQVLRAVVTSGSVSAAARNLGYTPSAVSQQMAALEKEAGIPLLERTGRGVRATDAGRLLTEYAITIGKQLAEAETALAALRAGRTGRVSMRYFTTAGARLVAPALAALRRAQPGVQVELKLSDPDDAMPDVRDQWADLALVVRPPGQLGVDGVRFEHLLDDRFHAVLPVGHPLAEKRLLDMADLADEPWVASESPGPCLDPILDACGAAGFSPDFVVESGDYATAQGFVAAGLGVSLVPELGLDAPHPGVVVRQVHNPTPVRSIYAAVRGPAPDRPAVGGLLDALRDAVTQLGGTTAPGAA, from the coding sequence ATGCTTGATACGCGGCGTATGCAAGTCCTCCGGGCAGTGGTCACCAGTGGCTCCGTGAGTGCCGCGGCCCGCAACCTCGGGTACACGCCCTCCGCCGTGAGCCAGCAGATGGCGGCCCTGGAGAAGGAGGCGGGCATTCCTCTCCTGGAGCGCACCGGCCGCGGGGTGCGGGCGACGGATGCCGGGCGGCTGCTCACCGAGTACGCGATCACGATCGGCAAGCAGCTCGCCGAGGCGGAGACCGCGCTCGCCGCGCTGCGGGCGGGGCGGACGGGCCGGGTCTCCATGCGGTACTTCACGACGGCGGGCGCGCGGCTGGTCGCCCCGGCGCTGGCCGCGCTGCGGCGCGCGCAGCCCGGTGTGCAGGTCGAGTTGAAGCTGTCGGATCCGGACGATGCGATGCCGGACGTACGGGACCAGTGGGCGGACTTGGCTCTCGTCGTGCGACCGCCGGGACAACTCGGCGTGGACGGCGTCCGGTTCGAGCATCTCCTGGACGACCGGTTCCACGCGGTGCTCCCCGTCGGGCACCCCCTCGCGGAGAAGCGGCTGCTCGACATGGCGGACCTGGCCGACGAGCCGTGGGTCGCGAGCGAGTCGCCCGGCCCCTGCCTCGACCCCATCCTCGACGCGTGCGGCGCGGCCGGCTTCAGCCCGGACTTCGTGGTGGAGAGCGGGGACTACGCCACCGCGCAGGGTTTCGTCGCCGCGGGCCTCGGCGTCAGCCTCGTACCGGAACTCGGCCTGGACGCACCCCACCCCGGGGTTGTCGTCCGCCAGGTCCACAACCCCACGCCGGTCCGTTCGATCTACGCGGCGGTACGGGGCCCCGCGCCGGACCGCCCTGCGGTGGGTGGCCTCCTGGACGCGCTGCGGGACGCGGTGACTCAGCTCGGCGGAACCACGGCCCCCGGCGCCGCGTAA
- a CDS encoding SPFH domain-containing protein has protein sequence MFGYRVPAPDEAMLISGGRRGLGGAPFRVVTGHGKFVLPVFRKTRFLTLSMCEAEVVEHCVTRQGIALKVRAVIAFKVGNDTESIVNAGQRFLSDQDQMSVLTGRIFAGHLRSIIGSMTVEEIVTERQKLATEVLDTSKSEMAKIGLHVDSLQIQSIDDGDTGYIDAMSAPHKAAIQRQAQIAQAQATQASAEAEQEAARNQAEYARQTAIVQAQYSAEVERAQAKAAQAGPLAEAHAQQEVLDARTELAERAAQLRQQQLVAEVVKPAEADAERIRVLALAEAERMKIQAEAAASYDRVALDRMLIDQLPLIVKEAASGLSGANVNVLNGADGLGEIAAGLVGQGLTILDSVRNNLGSPAAQGQGEGQGQREPLDIKRYLGAPADRGQADGGQADGGKCDGGKGDGPVEIQ, from the coding sequence ATGTTCGGTTACCGCGTTCCCGCCCCCGATGAGGCGATGCTGATCTCCGGCGGCAGGCGAGGCCTCGGCGGCGCCCCGTTCCGGGTGGTCACGGGCCACGGCAAGTTCGTGCTGCCCGTCTTCCGCAAGACCCGCTTCCTCACCCTTTCCATGTGCGAGGCGGAGGTCGTCGAGCACTGCGTGACCCGGCAGGGCATCGCCCTGAAGGTGCGTGCCGTGATCGCCTTCAAGGTCGGCAACGACACGGAGAGCATCGTCAACGCGGGCCAGCGCTTCCTCTCCGACCAGGACCAGATGTCCGTCCTGACCGGCCGCATCTTCGCCGGTCATCTGCGGTCCATCATCGGCTCGATGACCGTCGAGGAGATCGTCACCGAGCGGCAGAAGCTCGCCACCGAGGTGCTCGACACCTCGAAGTCCGAGATGGCGAAGATCGGCCTGCACGTGGACTCGCTGCAGATCCAGTCGATCGACGACGGCGACACCGGCTACATCGACGCCATGTCCGCCCCGCACAAGGCCGCCATCCAGCGCCAGGCCCAGATCGCCCAGGCGCAGGCGACCCAGGCCTCGGCCGAGGCCGAGCAGGAGGCCGCGCGGAACCAGGCCGAGTACGCGCGCCAGACCGCGATCGTGCAGGCCCAGTACTCCGCCGAGGTCGAGCGCGCCCAGGCCAAGGCGGCCCAGGCGGGCCCGCTCGCGGAGGCGCACGCGCAGCAGGAGGTGCTCGACGCGCGCACCGAACTGGCCGAGCGTGCCGCCCAGTTGCGCCAGCAGCAGCTGGTCGCCGAGGTGGTCAAGCCCGCGGAGGCGGACGCCGAGCGCATCCGGGTCCTTGCCCTCGCCGAGGCCGAGCGGATGAAGATCCAGGCGGAGGCGGCGGCGTCGTACGACCGGGTCGCGCTCGACCGGATGCTGATCGACCAGTTGCCGCTGATCGTGAAGGAGGCCGCGTCCGGCCTCTCCGGCGCGAACGTGAACGTGCTGAACGGCGCGGACGGGCTCGGCGAGATCGCGGCCGGACTCGTCGGGCAGGGCCTGACGATCCTGGACTCGGTCCGCAACAACCTCGGCTCACCCGCCGCGCAGGGCCAGGGAGAGGGCCAGGGCCAGCGTGAACCCCTCGACATCAAGCGGTACTTGGGCGCGCCCGCCGACCGCGGCCAGGCGGACGGCGGCCAGGCGGACGGCGGCAAGTGTGACGGCGGCAAGGGCGACGGCCCCGTGGAGATCCAGTAG